From the genome of Nocardia sp. NBC_01503, one region includes:
- the yajC gene encoding preprotein translocase subunit YajC has protein sequence MDLLLPLLLVALLIPMFLGVRRQKREMAKVTEMQETLKVGDRVVTTSGLFGTVVEADDDSVDLEIAEDVVTTWLRASIREIRNEDATAVEESTDTEAPIAESGSDSVTASENSDGAEGSENSDAAPKLSKD, from the coding sequence ATGGACCTTCTGCTGCCGCTGCTGCTGGTTGCTCTGCTCATCCCGATGTTCCTGGGCGTCCGCCGCCAGAAGCGGGAGATGGCCAAGGTGACCGAGATGCAGGAGACCCTGAAGGTCGGTGACCGCGTGGTCACCACATCGGGCTTGTTCGGCACCGTCGTCGAGGCCGATGACGACTCCGTCGATCTCGAGATCGCCGAGGATGTCGTCACCACCTGGCTGCGCGCCAGCATCCGCGAGATCCGCAATGAGGATGCCACCGCCGTCGAGGAGTCGACCGACACCGAGGCCCCCATCGCGGAGTCCGGGTCCGACAGCGTCACCGCCTCGGAGAACTCCGACGGTGCCGAGGGGTCGGAGAACTCCGACGCCGCTCCCAAGCTGTCCAAGGACTGA
- the secD gene encoding protein translocase subunit SecD: MPPSQGTAHPLRLLGVYAALVAVMFGLIFFTGDKSASPKLGIDLQGGTRVTLTPRTPDGGKPSQDSLRKAQSIIEQRVNGLGVSGSEVVIEGDNLVITVPGEDGAQAKALATTAKMYIRPVLQAIAPQVKNGQPVNQQQQQQPQQPVAPPPSSVEPSAPVETPPAADAPTSEAPAPQNRVFPAQAPTTPSAPPTQPSAQQTQQEIQAAKALRQSTDPQIQQTAMLTMDCGKPDPLQGNDDPNLPLVTCSVEGNEVYLLDKSRLDGQEIKDASGQYVQKESKWVVSVDFKSGGADTWGKLTTEYYNKQLAFVLDTKVVSSPVVQQGGQYGGSTSISGQGINKSTAQELGNTLKYGSLPLSFQTSEAETVSATLGLSSLRAGLIAGAIGLVAVLLYCLLYYRMLGFLAGFSLVAAGVAVYALIVLLGRSIGFTLDLAGIAGLIIGIGMTADSFVVFFERIKDQMRGGRSFRSAVPRGWQRAQRTNLSGKTVSLIASAVLYILAAGQVKGFAFTLGLTTVLDIIVLYLVTSPLLMLASRSAFWAKPSVNGLGAVAEIARERKAASGVLVKEA; the protein is encoded by the coding sequence GTGCCACCTTCCCAGGGAACGGCGCATCCGCTGCGCCTGCTCGGCGTCTACGCCGCACTGGTGGCCGTGATGTTCGGCCTGATCTTCTTCACCGGAGACAAATCGGCGAGCCCCAAGCTCGGCATCGACCTACAGGGCGGCACTCGCGTCACGCTGACGCCGCGCACGCCCGACGGCGGTAAGCCCAGCCAGGACAGTCTGCGCAAGGCGCAGAGCATCATCGAGCAGCGCGTCAACGGCCTGGGTGTCTCCGGTTCCGAGGTCGTCATCGAGGGTGACAACCTGGTCATCACGGTTCCGGGCGAGGACGGCGCGCAGGCCAAGGCGCTCGCCACCACCGCCAAGATGTACATCCGCCCGGTGCTGCAGGCGATCGCCCCGCAGGTGAAGAACGGCCAACCGGTCAACCAGCAGCAGCAACAGCAGCCGCAGCAACCGGTCGCGCCACCGCCGTCCTCGGTCGAGCCGAGCGCTCCCGTGGAGACGCCGCCCGCGGCCGACGCTCCGACGAGTGAGGCTCCGGCCCCGCAGAATCGGGTGTTCCCGGCACAGGCTCCGACCACCCCGTCCGCGCCGCCCACTCAGCCCAGTGCGCAGCAGACGCAGCAGGAGATCCAGGCGGCCAAGGCACTGCGGCAGAGCACCGATCCGCAGATCCAGCAGACCGCCATGCTCACCATGGACTGCGGCAAGCCGGATCCGTTGCAGGGCAATGACGATCCGAACCTGCCGCTGGTGACCTGCTCGGTCGAGGGCAATGAGGTCTACCTGCTGGACAAGTCCCGCCTGGACGGTCAGGAGATCAAGGACGCCTCCGGCCAGTATGTGCAGAAGGAATCCAAGTGGGTCGTCTCGGTGGACTTCAAGTCCGGCGGTGCCGACACCTGGGGCAAGCTGACCACCGAGTACTACAACAAGCAGCTGGCCTTCGTGCTCGACACCAAGGTGGTCAGCTCGCCGGTCGTGCAGCAGGGTGGCCAGTACGGCGGTAGCACCTCGATCTCCGGCCAGGGCATCAACAAGTCCACCGCGCAGGAGCTCGGCAATACCCTCAAGTACGGTTCGCTGCCGCTCTCGTTCCAGACCTCCGAGGCCGAAACCGTCTCGGCGACACTGGGTTTGAGCTCGCTGCGCGCGGGTCTGATCGCCGGTGCCATCGGTCTGGTGGCGGTGCTGCTGTACTGCCTGCTCTACTACCGCATGCTCGGCTTCCTGGCCGGTTTCTCACTGGTCGCGGCCGGTGTGGCGGTGTACGCGCTGATCGTGCTGCTGGGCCGCTCGATCGGATTCACCCTCGATCTCGCCGGCATCGCCGGTTTGATCATCGGTATCGGTATGACAGCCGACTCGTTCGTCGTCTTCTTCGAACGCATCAAGGACCAGATGCGCGGCGGGCGCAGTTTCCGCTCCGCGGTCCCGCGTGGCTGGCAGCGCGCACAGCGCACCAACCTCTCGGGTAAGACGGTCTCGCTGATCGCCTCCGCGGTGCTCTACATCCTGGCCGCCGGTCAGGTGAAGGGCTTCGCGTTCACACTGGGTCTGACCACGGTGCTCGACATCATCGTGCTGTACCTGGTCACCTCACCGCTGCTGATGCTGGCCTCGCGCTCGGCCTTCTGGGCCAAGCCGTCGGTGAACGGTCTCGGCGCGGTTGCTGAAATTGCCCGGGAGCGCAAGGCAGCCTCCGGTGTCCTGGTGAAGGAGGCGTGA
- the secF gene encoding protein translocase subunit SecF gives MARDSGSVLDIDSELDYESDKATRKHSLFERLYTGTGGFEIVGRRKLFYGLAALLLAIAVASIAIRGFTLGIDFAGGSRIQLPAGDGVTTSQVEKVYSQTLGHDAVTVQKVGSGSAAAIQIRSDTLDKDQTDKLQNALFEAFKPKDSNGQPSINAISTAEISETWGGEVTHKALLALVVFVVLTMVYIAIRFERDMSIAAIGSLFFNLVVTAGIYSLVGFEVTPAAVIGLLTILGYVLYDNVVVFDKVEENTEGVLHLSKHTYAEKANLAANQTLMRSINTTIIGILPIIGMLVVAVWLLGVGTLKDLALVQLVGMIVGAYSSIFFAVPLLVTIKERWGPVAAHTKKVLARRSGASTGRATESAAQRAGAASRPVTVAAGREGAAPRPRGGADAPRPGTRPSGKRTKRRH, from the coding sequence ATGGCGCGCGACAGCGGTTCGGTCCTGGATATCGATTCCGAACTCGACTACGAGTCGGACAAGGCCACGCGTAAGCACAGCCTGTTCGAGCGGTTGTACACCGGCACCGGCGGTTTCGAGATCGTCGGGCGGCGCAAGCTGTTCTACGGTCTCGCGGCGCTGCTGCTGGCGATCGCGGTGGCCTCCATCGCGATTCGCGGGTTCACCCTCGGTATCGACTTCGCCGGTGGTTCCCGCATCCAGTTGCCCGCGGGCGACGGGGTGACCACCTCGCAGGTGGAGAAGGTCTACTCCCAGACCCTCGGCCATGACGCGGTCACGGTGCAGAAGGTGGGCTCCGGATCGGCCGCGGCCATCCAGATCCGGTCCGACACCCTGGACAAGGATCAGACCGACAAATTGCAGAACGCCCTCTTCGAAGCCTTCAAGCCGAAGGATTCCAACGGGCAGCCCAGTATCAACGCCATCTCCACCGCCGAGATCAGCGAGACCTGGGGCGGCGAGGTCACGCACAAGGCGCTGCTGGCGCTGGTGGTGTTCGTCGTACTGACCATGGTGTACATCGCGATTCGCTTCGAACGCGATATGTCCATCGCGGCCATCGGCTCGCTGTTCTTCAATCTCGTTGTGACAGCGGGCATCTACTCGCTGGTGGGTTTCGAGGTGACGCCGGCGGCGGTCATCGGCCTGCTCACGATTCTGGGTTATGTGCTGTACGACAACGTGGTCGTCTTCGACAAGGTCGAGGAGAACACCGAGGGTGTACTGCATTTGAGCAAGCACACCTACGCCGAGAAGGCGAACCTGGCGGCGAATCAGACGCTGATGCGTTCGATCAACACCACCATCATCGGCATTCTGCCGATCATCGGCATGCTGGTGGTCGCGGTGTGGCTGCTCGGTGTGGGCACGCTCAAGGATCTGGCGCTGGTGCAGCTGGTCGGCATGATCGTCGGCGCGTACTCCTCGATCTTCTTCGCGGTGCCGCTGCTGGTGACCATCAAGGAGCGCTGGGGTCCGGTGGCCGCGCACACCAAGAAGGTGCTCGCGCGCCGCTCGGGTGCCTCCACCGGTCGCGCCACCGAATCCGCCGCGCAGCGCGCGGGTGCGGCCAGCCGTCCGGTGACCGTCGCGGCCGGGCGGGAAGGCGCGGCGCCGCGTCCGCGCGGTGGAGCCGACGCTCCGCGTCCCGGCACTCGACCGAGTGGGAAACGAACCAAGAGAAGGCACTGA